One genomic window of Bactrocera dorsalis isolate Fly_Bdor chromosome 4, ASM2337382v1, whole genome shotgun sequence includes the following:
- the LOC105232241 gene encoding LOW QUALITY PROTEIN: kelch-like protein diablo (The sequence of the model RefSeq protein was modified relative to this genomic sequence to represent the inferred CDS: substituted 1 base at 1 genomic stop codon) — MGSSCSRELPATDKQAAKHSWDAGNDTVDTPNNNNTSLLAVKFVNGEKIVVFKYVSDKDEWPICHEISVEGIFRTFVVQRYMLFIDWTNAKRICCYDITTRAIRTLEPIRNEVYVHYFAAEFEGKLYLFADIMDKRKVNVWNPVTDSXSQAPKLNVAREHAAAVSHRGYLYVAGGRKDYLFNSELRSVERYDPRRRCWQRCADLLQARCAAGLVSAGAFLYIVGGECSEIPTNMVERYDAQINKWTQLLCMQVPKHYPACAFYNNSLLACGGPKLDQDCKIVEEFNAAENKWFRKNSMPFQGPYSYVMVTPTWLRQLESTN, encoded by the exons ATGGGCTCCTCTTGCTCCAGAGAACTACCCGCAACTGATAAGCAAGCTGCAAAACATTCGTGGGATGCAGGTAACGACACCGTAGACACgcctaacaacaacaatacctcTCTACTGGCAGTGAAATTTGTGAATGGG GAAAAAATTGTGGTTTTCAAATACGTGAGCGATAAAGACGAATGGCCGATCTGCCATGAAATTTCCGTTGAAGGCATTTTTCGTACGTTCGTCGTGCAACGGTATATGCTTTTCATAGACTGGACGAACGCGAAGCGAATTTGTTGCTATGACATAACAACACGTGCCATACGCACGCTGGAACCAATCAGGAATGAAGTCTATGTGCATTATTTCGCCGCGGAGTTTGAGGGTAAACTTTACCTCTTCGCTGATATAATGGATAAACGAAAAGTGAATGT TTGGAATCCAGTGACGGATAGTTAGAGCCAGGCGCCGAAACTGAATGTGGCACGTGAGCATGCCGCAGCCGTCTCGCACCGCGGCTACTTGTATGTGGCAGGCGGACGCAAGGACTACCTATTCAACTCTGAGCTGCGCTCGGTGGAGCGTTACGATCCGCGACGACGTTGTTGGCAACGCTGCGCAGATCTGCTGCAAGCGCGGTGTGCCGCCGGG CTTGTCTCAGCTGGCGCTTTCCTCTACATTGTGGGCGGCGAATGTTCGGAGATACCCACAAATATGGTGGAGCGTTATGACGCGCAGATAAATAAATGGACGCAG CTATTGTGTATGCAAGTACCCAAACATTATCCCGCCTGCGCGTTCTACAACAATTCCTTGTTGGCTTGTGGTGGTCCCAAGCTGGATCAGGATTGTAAAATTGTCGAAGAGTTCAATGCAGCGGAGAACAAGTGGTTTCGAAAAAATAGTATGCCCTTCCAAGGTCCTTACTCTTATGTGATGGTAACGCCGACTTGGCTAAGGCAATTGGAGTCAACGAATTAG
- the LOC105232147 gene encoding kelch-like protein diablo: protein MGSTCSKTNAKTTTTADVVVTTNDSIANTFNDNNSCLLAVQFENVKSIRVLKYQSAIDEWTIIHEIPVKGLYRTAIVKHYMLFHDWQDGVRVCCYDTTTRAIRTLKPLKADQPYWSCYCAAEYQERLYLIGAETHDNSKVYAWDPEKDVLTEAPKLIIGRTRTTALKHDGYLYVAGGMISNDGNERDTNSVERYNPRRNCWERCAPMLQARAVAGLASAGRFIFVVGGDCAATPTNMVERYDTHTNKWTQLSAMHIPKIFPGTIFFNNRLMVCGNSSD from the exons ATGGGCTCGACTTGCtccaaaacaaatgcaaaaacaactacTACAGCCGATGTTGTTGTAACTACTAACGATAGCATTGCAAACACATTCAATGACAATAATAGTTGTTTACTGGCAGTGCAATTTGAAAATGTG AAATCCATCAGAGTCTTGAAGTACCAGAGCGCGATAGACGAATGGACTATTATACACGAAATACCCGTGAAAGGTCTCTACCGCACCGCCATAGTAAAACACTACATGCTCTTCCATGACTGGCAGGATGGCGTACGTGTTTGTTGTTATGACACAACAACACGCGCCATACGTACATTGAAACCGTTAAAAGCGGATCAACCGTATTGGAGCTGTTACTGCGCTGCCGAATATCAAGAGCGCCTTTACTTAATCGGCGCTGAGACGCACGATAATAGCAAAGTCTACGC ATGGGATCCGGAAAAAGACGTGTTGACCGAGGCGCCAAAGCTGATTATTGGTCGAACACGGACAACGGCCTTGAAACATGACGGTTACTTGTATGTGGCCGGTGGCATGATCTCCAATGATGGCAATGAACGCGACACCAACTCGGTAGAACGGTACAATCCGCGACGCAACTGTTGGGAACGTTGCGCTCCGATGTTGCAAGCGCGCGCCGTGGCCGGG TTGGCCTCCGCCGGTCGTTTCATATTCGTTGTGGGTGGCGACTGCGCGGCGACACCAACAAATATGGTGGAGCGCTATGACACGCATACCAACAAATGGACTCAG TTGAGTGCGATGCATATCCCAAAAATTTTCCCCGGcactatattttttaacaaccGTCTCATGGTTTGTGGCAACTCTAGCGATTAA